In Pseudomonas flavescens, the sequence AAACCCCTGCCAAGGATGTACTGGCGCTCAATCCCGATGGGGTGTTCCTGTCCAACGGCCCGGGCGATCCCGAGCCCTGCGATTACGCCATCCAGGCGATCAAGGACGTGCTCGAGACCGATATTCCGGTATTCGGCATCTGCCTTGGCCACCAATTGCTGGCGCTGGCCTCCGGTGCCAAGACCCTGAAAATGGGCCACGGCCACCATGGTGCCAACCACCCGGTGCAGGATCTGGACACTGGCGTGGTGATGATCACCAGCCAGAACCACGGTTTTGCCGTGGATGAGAACAGCCTGCCGAGCAATCTGCGCCCGATCCACAAGTCGCTGTTCGACGGCACCCTGCAAGGCATCGAGCGTACCGACAAGGACGCCTTCAGCTTCCAGGGTCACCCCGAGGCCAGCCCGGGTCCCAACGATGTCGCCCCACTGTTCGACCGCTTCATCGAAGCCATGGCCAAGCGCAAATAGACGAGTCGTCTGGAAAGCGTAGCGAGCGCTGTCTGGGCAAGGCCCCCGGCACGCAACGACGAGACAGTACATGTGTCAGTACGGCGAGCAAGTGAGTACCGCGCAACGCAGCCCAGATAGCGCGCAGTAGCTTTCAAGATGACTCGCCGACTGACCTAAGGATTCGAGAGAGAACATGCCAAAACGTACAGACATCAAAAGTATCCTGATCCTCGGTGCCGGCCCCATCGTCATCGGCCAGGCGTGCGAATTCGACTATTCCGGCGCCCAGGCCTGCAAGGCCCTGCGCGAGGAAGGTTTCCGCGTCATTCTGGTGAACTCCAACCCGGCCACCATCATGACCGACCCGTCGATGGCCGACGCCACCTACATCGAGCCGATCAAATGGGCCACCGTGGCCAAGATCATCGAGAAGGAGCGTCCTGACGCGCTGCTGCCGACCATGGGTGGCCAGACCGCGCTGAACTGCGCCCTGGACCTCGAGCGTCATGGCGTGCTGGAAAAATTCGGCGTCGAGATGATCGGTGCCAATGCCGACACCATCGACAAGGCCGAAGACCGTTCGCGGTTCGACAAGGCGATGAAAGACATCGGCCTTGCCTGCCCGGTTTCGGGCATCGCCCACAGCATGGAAGAAGCCTACGGCGTGCTCGAGAAGGTCGGCTTCCCGTGCATCATCCGTCCGTCCTTCACCATGGGCGGTACCGGTGGTGGCATCGCCTACAACCGTGAAGAATTCGAGGAAATCTGCGCCCGTGGTCTGGACCTGTCGCCGACCCGTGAGCTGCTGATCGACGAATCGCTGATCGGCTGGAAGGAATACGAGATGGAGGTGGTCCGCGACAAGAAGGACAACTGCATCATCGTCTGCGCCATCGAAAACTTCGATCCGATGGGCGTGCACACCGGTGACTCGATCACCGTCGCACCGGCCCAGACCCTGACCGACAAGGAATACCAGATCCTGCGTAACGCCTCTCTGGCGGTGCTGCGCGAGATCGGTGTGGAAACCGGCGGCTCCAACGTGCAGTTCGGCATCTGCCCGGATACCGGTCGTATGGTGGTCATCGAGATGAACCCGCGTGTGTCGCGTTCCTCGGCACTGGCCTCCAAGGCGACCGGTTTCCCCATCGCCAAGATCGCCGCCAAGCTGGCGGTGGGTTACACCCTCGACGAGCTGTCCAACGACATCACCGGTGGTCGTACCCCGGCGTCGTTCGAGCCGGCCATCGATTACGTGGTCACCAAGATCCCGCGCTTCGCCTTCGAGAAATTCCCCAAGGCCGACGCCCGCCTGACCACCCAGATGAAATCCGTCGGTGAAGTCATGGCCATCGGCCGTACCTTCCAGGAATCCCTGCAGAAAGCGCTGCGTGGCCTGGAAGTTGGCGTGTCCGGTTTCGATCCCAAGCTCGACCCGGCCGATCCCGAAGCTGAAAGCACCCTCAAGCGCGAGCTGATCGTGCCGGGCGCGGACCGCATCTGGTACGTCGGCGACGCTTTCCGTGCCGGCAAGACGGTCGAAGAAGTGTTCGAGCTGACGCGCATCGACGAGTGGTTCCTGGTGCAGATCGAAGATCTCATCAAGGACGAGCAGCGCATCCAGACCCTGGGCCTGTCCAGCATCGACCGTGACCTGATGTTCAGCCTCAAGCGCAAGGGCTTCTCCGATGCGCGCCTGGCGGCGTTGCTCGGTGTCACCGAGAAGAACCTGCGCAGCCATCGCCACAAGCTCAAGGTGCTGCCGGTCTACAAGCGTGTGGACACCTGCGCTGCCGAGTTCGCGACCGATACCGCCTACATGTATTCGACCTACGAGGAAGAGTGCGAAGCCAATCCGAGCAGCCGCGACAAGATCATGATCCTCGGCGGCGGCCCGAACCGCATCGGCCAGGGTATCGAGTTCGACTACTGCTGCGTGCACGCCGCGCTGGCCATGCGTGAAGACGGTTACGAGACCATCATGGTCAACTGCAACCCGGAAACCGTCTCCACCGACTACGACACATCCGATCGGCTGTACTTCGAGCCAGTGACCCTGGAAGACGTACTGGAAATTGTCCGCGTCGAGCAGCCCAAGGGTGTGATCGTCCAGTACGGCGGTCAGACGCCGTTGAAACTGTGCCGCGCCCTGGAAGAAGCTGGCGTGCCGATTATCGGCACCAGCCCGGACGCTATCGACCGCGCCGAAGACCGTGAGCGTTTCCAGCAGATGGTGCAGCGCCTCGGCCTGCGTCAGCCTGCCAACGCCACCGCCCGTAGCGAAGAAGAGGCGCTGACGCTGTCCAAGAACATCGGTTACCCGATGGTGGTCCGCCCATCCTATGTACTTGGTGGCCGGGCGATGGAAATCGTCTACCAGGAAGAAGAGCTCAAGCGCTATATGCGCGAGGCGGTGAAGGTCTCCAACGACAGCCCGGTTCTGCTCGACCGCTTCCTCAACTGCGCTATCGAAGTCGATATCGATGCGGTGTGCGATGGTGAGCAGGTCGTCATCGGCGCCATCATGCAGCACATCGAACAAGCGGGTGTGCACTCCGGTGACTCCGCCTGTTCGCTGCCACCTTACTCGCTGCCAGCACACATCCAGGACGAGATCCGCGACCAGGTCAAGAAAATGGCCCTGGAGCTCGGCGTCGTCGGCCTGATGAACGTGCAGATGGCCGTGCAGGGTGAAGACATCTACGTGATCGAGGTCAACCCGCGCGCGTCGCGTACCGTGCCGTTCGTGTCCAAGTGCATCGGCGAGTCGCTGGCCAAGGTGGCGGCGCGCGTGATGGCTGGCAAGACGCTGGCGGAAATCGGCTTCACCGAAGAAATCATCCCGCCGTTCTTCAGCGTCAAGGAAGCGGTATTCCCGTTCAACAAGTTCCCGGGCGTTGACCCGATTCTCGGCCCGGAGATGAAGTCCACTGGCGAAGTGATGGGCGTCGGCGACACGTTCGGTGAGGCCTTCGCCAAGGCGCAGCTGGGCGCTAGCGAGATTCTGCCGAACTCCGGCTGTGCGTTCATCAGCGTGCGTGATGATGACAAGCCGCTGGCCGAGCAGGTCGCCCGCGATCTGATCAGCCTGGGCTTCGAAGTCGTCGCCACCTCCGGTACCGCCAAGGTGATCGAGGCTGCCGGTTTGCCGGTACGTCGCGTGAACAAAGTGACCGAAGGCCGTCCGCACGTGGTCGACATGATCAAGAATGACGAGGTCACCCTCATCATCAATACCACCGAAGGTCGTCAGTCCATCGCGGACTCCTACTCCATCCGTCGTAACGCTCTGCAGCACAAGATCGCCTGCACCACCACCATTGCGGCTGGTCAGGCGATTTGCGAGGCGCTGAAGTTCGGCCCTGAAAAGACCGTACGTCGTTTGCAAGACCTGCACGCAGGAATCAAGGCATGAACAAGTACCCCATGACCGTGGAGGGCGCTCGCGCCCTCGAGGAAGAGCTGGCCCACCTGACCAAGGTAGTCCGGCCCAAGCTCAGTCAGGACATCGGCGAAGCACGCGAGCTGGGTGACCTGAAGGAAAACGCCGAGTACCACGCTGCACGCGAGCAGCAGGGCATGGTCGAAGCGCGCGTTCGCGATATCGAAGGCCGTCTGCAGAACGCGGTGGTGATCGATGTGACCACCATCGCCCATACCGGCAAGGTGATCTTCGGTACTACCGTGGAAATCGCCAACGTCGAGACCGATGAAAGCGTGTCCTACCGGATCGTCGGTGAAGACGAAGCCGACATCAAGCAGGGCAAGATTTCCGTCGGTTCGCCCATTGCCCGTGCCCTGATCGGCAAGGAAGAGGGTGACGTGGTGGCGGTGAGCACCCCTAGCGGTCTGATCGAGTACGAGATTGTCGAAGTTCGTCACATCTGACCTGGCGCCGTCCGACATGGCTGCAGGTATCTGGATGCTGCTGCAAACCCTTTGGGTGGGCGGCATCTGGATACTGCACTTCATGGTGGTGCCGGGGCTGTACAGCGTGGGGCTGGCGTCGCTGCTGATCGAAGAGATCGCTGGCGTGCTGATGCCGCAGATGGTGCTCATCACCCTGGTCTGCGTGCTCGTTCAGGCTGGTCTGCTCGTTAGGCTGCGTCGCCTTTCGTCGCTTTGGGGCGAGCGCCGCGGGCAATTTCTGCTCGCGGTGCTGGCAATCGCTTCGGCCTTGCTGGCTTCGCTCGTGCTCTGGCCAGATGCCATTCGCTGGCAGCTGTTCAGCTACTTGCTGCTGGCGTTCTTCGGCCTGCTGCTGGTGCTGCAGCCCGTGCCGCGAACGGTCGCGAAAGCCGACCCGGCGGTCGGCTGATCTGCTGATTCAGCCCTGAAAGCGGCTGATGTTGGACAGGTTGCGATTGGCCTTGGGGTTCTTGCGGTAGATCAGCGCCATTTTTCCGATTACCTGCGCCAGGTCGGCCTTGCTGGCCTTGCACAGCTCATCGATCACCGCCAGGCGGCTTTCGCGCTCGGTGATGCGCAGCTGAATCTTGATCAGTTCATGATCGTTCAGGGCGCGCTCCAGCTCTGCCAATACGCCTTCGGTAACACCGTTATCGGCAACGATCAATACCGGTTTCAGGTGGTGGCCGATAGATTTGAACTGTTTCTTCTGCTCTTGAGTGAGCGGCATAATCTGAACCCTGCGTCTTAATCTGGGGAAAGCGGGCTATTTTAACCGAGCCGCTTGAAGACCGCCCAGTTATTCATTCTGTTCTTCCGAGGTGTTGTGTGGCCCGTTCCAAGACCAGCCAGCGTTGGCTGAAAGAGCATTTCGACGATCCCTACGTCAAAATGGCGCAAAGGGACGGCTACCGTTCACGTGCCAGCTACAAGCTGCTGGAGGTGCAGGAGAAGGATCGCATCCTGCGCCCGGGAATCACCGTGGTCGACCTCGGTGCGGCCCCGGGCGGCTGGTCTCAGGTCACCAGTCGGGTGATCGGCGACAAGGGGCGGCTGATCGCCTCGGACATCCTGGAAATGGACAGCATCCCGGATGTCACCTTCATTCAGGGCGACTTTACCGACGATGCGGTGTTCGCACGCATCCTCGAGGCTATCGACAATCATCCCGTAGACCTTGTGATTTCCGATATGGCCCCCAATATGAGTGGAGTCAGGGAATCGGATCAGCCGCGCGCCATGTACCTGTGCGAGCTGGCGCTGGATCTGGCTACCCGAGTGCTGCGCCCCGGTGGTGATTATCTGATCAAGATTTTCCAGGGCGAAGGTTTCGACGAGTACCACAGGCAGGTTCGTGGTCTGTTCGAGAAGGTGCAGATGCGCAAGCCGCTGTCATCGCGCGGGCGCTCCCGCGAGCAGTACATGCTGGCGCGTGGATTCAAAGGGCAGCGCGAAGAGTAAAACCAAAGGCCTGGTTGTCAGTCCAAGCCGATACGCGCATCGTAACGGGCAGATATCTCATAAAGGGTTACAGACGGTGTCAGCCACGAGCGAGCGTTTGTAGTAAGTTAGATCGGTATATAACTGGTCGTCATGCGAAGCACGCTTCGGCAAGGGGCCTGCTTCAGAGGGTAGCTAATTGAACGACATGGCAAAGAATCTGATCCTGTGGCTGATCATCGCCGCCGTCCTGGTTACGGTGATGAACAATTTCTCCAGCCCGAGCGAGACGAACAAGCTCAATTACTCGGAGTTCATCCAGCAGGTTCAGGATGGTGGGGTCAAGCGCGTAACCGTCGATGGCTACATCATCAGCGGCATGCGTTCCGACGGCACGTCGTTCGAAACCGTGCGCCCGGCGATCCAGGACAATGGCCTGATCAAGGATCTGATGGACAACAACGTCGAGATCGTTGGCAAGCAGCCTGAACAGCAGAGCATCTGGACCCAGTTGCTGGTCGCCAGCTTCCCGATTCTGGTGATCATCGCGGTGTTCATGTTCTTCATGCGCCAGATGCAGGGCGGTGCAGGCGGCAAGGGCGGGCCGATGAGTTTCGGCAAGAGCAAGGCGCGCCTGCTCTCCGAAGACCAGGTCAAGACCACCTTCGCCGACGTCGCGGGCTGCGACGAGGCCAAGGAAGAAGTCAGCGAGCTGGTCGAGTTCCTGCGTGATCCGGGCAAGTTCCAGCGCCTCGGCGGCCGTATCCCTCGCGGCGTGCTGATGGTCGGCTCCCCGGGTACCGGTAAGACCCTGCTGGCCAAGGCCGTTGCCGGCGAAGCCAAGGTGCCGTTCTTCACCATTTCCGGTTCCGACTTCGTGGAAATGTTCGTGGGTGTCGGCGCCTCCCGTGTGCGTGACATGTTCGAGCAAGCCAAGAAACACGCGCCCTGCATCATCTTCATCGACGAGATCGACGCCGTTGGTCGCCATCGTGGCGCCGGCATGGGTGGTGGTCACGACGAGCGCGAGCAGACCCTCAACCAGTTGCTGGTAGAGATGGACGGCTTCGAAATGAACGATGGCATCATCGTCATCGCCGCGACCAACCGTCCGGACGTGCTCGATCCTGCGCTGCTGCGCCCGGGCCGCTTCGACCGTCAGGTGGTCGTCGGTCTGCCGGACATCCGTGGTCGTGAGCAGATCCTCAACGT encodes:
- the carB gene encoding carbamoyl-phosphate synthase large subunit — its product is MPKRTDIKSILILGAGPIVIGQACEFDYSGAQACKALREEGFRVILVNSNPATIMTDPSMADATYIEPIKWATVAKIIEKERPDALLPTMGGQTALNCALDLERHGVLEKFGVEMIGANADTIDKAEDRSRFDKAMKDIGLACPVSGIAHSMEEAYGVLEKVGFPCIIRPSFTMGGTGGGIAYNREEFEEICARGLDLSPTRELLIDESLIGWKEYEMEVVRDKKDNCIIVCAIENFDPMGVHTGDSITVAPAQTLTDKEYQILRNASLAVLREIGVETGGSNVQFGICPDTGRMVVIEMNPRVSRSSALASKATGFPIAKIAAKLAVGYTLDELSNDITGGRTPASFEPAIDYVVTKIPRFAFEKFPKADARLTTQMKSVGEVMAIGRTFQESLQKALRGLEVGVSGFDPKLDPADPEAESTLKRELIVPGADRIWYVGDAFRAGKTVEEVFELTRIDEWFLVQIEDLIKDEQRIQTLGLSSIDRDLMFSLKRKGFSDARLAALLGVTEKNLRSHRHKLKVLPVYKRVDTCAAEFATDTAYMYSTYEEECEANPSSRDKIMILGGGPNRIGQGIEFDYCCVHAALAMREDGYETIMVNCNPETVSTDYDTSDRLYFEPVTLEDVLEIVRVEQPKGVIVQYGGQTPLKLCRALEEAGVPIIGTSPDAIDRAEDRERFQQMVQRLGLRQPANATARSEEEALTLSKNIGYPMVVRPSYVLGGRAMEIVYQEEELKRYMREAVKVSNDSPVLLDRFLNCAIEVDIDAVCDGEQVVIGAIMQHIEQAGVHSGDSACSLPPYSLPAHIQDEIRDQVKKMALELGVVGLMNVQMAVQGEDIYVIEVNPRASRTVPFVSKCIGESLAKVAARVMAGKTLAEIGFTEEIIPPFFSVKEAVFPFNKFPGVDPILGPEMKSTGEVMGVGDTFGEAFAKAQLGASEILPNSGCAFISVRDDDKPLAEQVARDLISLGFEVVATSGTAKVIEAAGLPVRRVNKVTEGRPHVVDMIKNDEVTLIINTTEGRQSIADSYSIRRNALQHKIACTTTIAAGQAICEALKFGPEKTVRRLQDLHAGIKA
- the greA gene encoding transcription elongation factor GreA, which codes for MNKYPMTVEGARALEEELAHLTKVVRPKLSQDIGEARELGDLKENAEYHAAREQQGMVEARVRDIEGRLQNAVVIDVTTIAHTGKVIFGTTVEIANVETDESVSYRIVGEDEADIKQGKISVGSPIARALIGKEEGDVVAVSTPSGLIEYEIVEVRHI
- a CDS encoding DUF4149 domain-containing protein, with the translated sequence MAAGIWMLLQTLWVGGIWILHFMVVPGLYSVGLASLLIEEIAGVLMPQMVLITLVCVLVQAGLLVRLRRLSSLWGERRGQFLLAVLAIASALLASLVLWPDAIRWQLFSYLLLAFFGLLLVLQPVPRTVAKADPAVG
- the yhbY gene encoding ribosome assembly RNA-binding protein YhbY; the encoded protein is MPLTQEQKKQFKSIGHHLKPVLIVADNGVTEGVLAELERALNDHELIKIQLRITERESRLAVIDELCKASKADLAQVIGKMALIYRKNPKANRNLSNISRFQG
- the rlmE gene encoding 23S rRNA (uridine(2552)-2'-O)-methyltransferase RlmE — its product is MARSKTSQRWLKEHFDDPYVKMAQRDGYRSRASYKLLEVQEKDRILRPGITVVDLGAAPGGWSQVTSRVIGDKGRLIASDILEMDSIPDVTFIQGDFTDDAVFARILEAIDNHPVDLVISDMAPNMSGVRESDQPRAMYLCELALDLATRVLRPGGDYLIKIFQGEGFDEYHRQVRGLFEKVQMRKPLSSRGRSREQYMLARGFKGQREE
- the ftsH gene encoding ATP-dependent zinc metalloprotease FtsH; its protein translation is MAKNLILWLIIAAVLVTVMNNFSSPSETNKLNYSEFIQQVQDGGVKRVTVDGYIISGMRSDGTSFETVRPAIQDNGLIKDLMDNNVEIVGKQPEQQSIWTQLLVASFPILVIIAVFMFFMRQMQGGAGGKGGPMSFGKSKARLLSEDQVKTTFADVAGCDEAKEEVSELVEFLRDPGKFQRLGGRIPRGVLMVGSPGTGKTLLAKAVAGEAKVPFFTISGSDFVEMFVGVGASRVRDMFEQAKKHAPCIIFIDEIDAVGRHRGAGMGGGHDEREQTLNQLLVEMDGFEMNDGIIVIAATNRPDVLDPALLRPGRFDRQVVVGLPDIRGREQILNVHMRKVPMGEDVKAAVIARGTPGFSGADLANLVNEASLFAARSGKRVVEMKEFELAKDKIMMGAERKTMVMSDKEKLNTAFHEAGHAIVGRLVPEHDPVYKVSIIPRGRALGVTMFLPEEDRYSLSKRALISQICSLYGGRIAEEMTLGFDGVTTGASNDIMRASQIARNMVTKWGLSEKLGPLLYAEEEGEVFLGRGGSGQSSNISGETAKLIDLEVRSIIDHCYDTAKRLLEENRDKLDAMAEALMKYETIDADQIDDIMSGRTPREPRDWTGGGNDTGTPIAKSDEADRPEKPIGGPAAEL